From a region of the Drosophila virilis strain 15010-1051.87 chromosome 3, Dvir_AGI_RSII-ME, whole genome shotgun sequence genome:
- the trc gene encoding serine/threonine-protein kinase tricornered yields the protein MMSSRTDTDGSSIRFSDHTLDKATKAKVTLENYYSNLVTQYGERKQRQAKLEAQLKDESLTETQRQEKRLQHAQKETEYLRLKRLRLGVEDFEALKVIGRGAFGEVRLVQKKDTGHVYAMKVLRKADMLEKEQVAHVRAERDVLVEADHQWVVKMYYSFQDQVNLYLIMEFLPGGDMMTLLMKKDTLSEEGTQFYISETALAIDSIHKLGFIHRDIKPDNLLLDARGHLKLSDFGLCTGLKKSHRTDFYRDLSQAKPSDFIGTCASPMDSKRRAESWKRNRRALAYSTVGTPDYIAPEVFLQTGYGPACDWWSLGVIMYEMLMGYPPFCSDNPQDTYRKVMNWRETLIFPPEIPISEEAKETIINFCCEADRRLGSQRGLEDLKSVPFFRGVDWEHIRERPAAIPVEVRSIDDTSNFDEFPDVSLEIPSAPVPQGGEIAKDWVFINYTYKRFEVRNLE from the exons ATGATGAGCAGCAGAACGGACACGGATGGCTCCTCCATACGTTTCAGCGATCACACACTGGACAAAGCCACCAAGGCCAAGGTGACGTTGGAGAATTATTACAGCAATTTGGTGACACAATACGGCGAACGCAAACAGCGCCAGGCTAAATTAGAAGCGCAGCTGAAGGACGAAAGTCTAACAGAGACACAGCGCCAGGAGAAACGTTTACAGCATGCGCAAAAGGAGACGGAATATTTGCGCCTCAAGCGATTGCGACTGGGGGTCGAGGACTTTGAGGCATTGAAAGTCATCGGACGTGGTGCCTTTGGTGAGGTGCGTTTAGTGCAAAAAAAGGATACGGGACATGTGTACGCCATGAAGGTGCTGCGCAAAGCGGACATGCTCGAAAAGGAGCAGGTGGCACACGTACGCGCTGAGCGCGATGTTCTCGTCGAGGCGGATCACCAATGGGTGGTCAAGATGTACTACAGTTTTCAG GACCAggtcaatttatatttaataatggAATTCTTGCCTGGCGGTGATATGATGACGCTCCTAATGAAGAAGGATACGCTATCCGAGGAGGGCACACAATTCTACATAAGCGAAACGGCGTTAGCGATTGATTCAATCCACAAGCTCGGTTTCATACACAGGGACATAAAGCCAGATAACTTGCTGCTGGATGCGCGAGGGCATCTAAAG CTTTCTGATTTCGGGCTGTGCACGGGCTTGAAAAAGTCACATCGCACGGACTTTTATCGTGATTTGTCGCAGGCAAAACCATCCGATTTTATTGGCACCTGTGCCAG TCCCATGGACTCGAAACGGCGCGCAGAGTCCTGGAAACGGAATCGACGCGCTCTGGCCTACAGCACAGTGGGCACGCCAGATTATATAGCACCCGAAGTATTCCTGCAAACCGGCTATGGACCTGCGTGCGATTGGTGGTCACTGGGCGTTATTATGTATGAAATGTTAATGGGATATCCGCCATTCTGTTCGGACAATCCACAGGACACGTACCGCAAGGTGATGAACTGGCGGGAAACATTAATATTTCCACCAGAAATACCCATATCGGAGGAGGCCAAAGAGACGATTATCAATTTCTGTTGCGAGGCCGATCGACGTTTGGGATCACAGCGTGGCCTGGAGGACCTGAAGTCTGTGCCGTTCTTTCGTGGCGTCGATTGGGAGCACATTCGTGAAAGGCCAGCAGCAATACCCGTGGAAGTGCGCTCAATTGACGATACGTCCAATTTCGATGAATTTCCGGATGTCTCGCTGGAGATAC CATCGGCGCCTGTGCCGCAGGGCGGTGAAATTGCCAAGGATTGGGTCTTCATCAATTACACGTACAAGCGCTTCGAAGTGCGAAATTTGGAGTGA
- the Deaf1 gene encoding deformed epidermal autoregulatory factor 1 isoform X2 → MEQDSSTELHLSRIREVKDLAALNDDVRDVVKEEVTLENHHHHQLDTKVRMVTSSSNDNSGSGGVGGGGGGGANGGGGVVSVPVSLPIGSMITGTAFNVITPDQLPHFKPMLCVDNNGYLSSSTVSMGSDLKTIVIQQQQQQQQQQQTQTSVNSGAGNTNTTATNTIGLNHDGSGSNNSHDSIGTLEHAAGGGGGGGNTTGSTGWAETTSSTQHMEVFQIRCKTTSAELYRSKLGSGGRGRCVKYKDKWHTPSEFEHVCGRGSSKDWKRSIKYGGKSLQSLIDEGTLTPHATNCSCTVCCDDEAASGPVRLFTPYKRRKRNQTDLDVEPGPKRKRNTHSNNNNNNNNSNTNNNNTSGSSINNNNNNNVDPTQATATSVVDDNNMFLAEDNITSKDEPWAALNDSLDTSTELVDQTQMGNPYERETFVVNINDTGSIAVLDSSQSMKNIEHVYCTMVKATNDFKRLLNDMKQNYERRIEVLQKERDAAVSAMRVQVHTDIDDPNISGSLHGNEIISAKKCANCNREALAECSLCRKTPYCSEFCQRKDWNAHQVECARNPQTTTQQVMLLIDDQS, encoded by the exons ATGGAACAGGATTCCTCAACTGAACTGCATTTGAGCAGAATACGTGAAGTGAAAGATTTGGCCGCATTAAACGACGACGTGCGCGATGTTGTGAAAGAAGAGGTCACATTAGAgaatcaccatcatcatcag TTGGATACGAAAGTTCGCATGGTCACATCCTCCTCAAAcgacaacagcggcagcggcggtgtcggcggcggcggcggcggcggtgcaAATGGCGGTGGCGGCGTTGTATCAGTGCCCGTATCACTGCCCATCGGCTCAATGATAACTGGCACAGCCTTTAATGTGATTACGCCCGATCAGCTGCCGCACTTTAAGCCGATGCTGTGCGTCGACAACAATGGCTACCTGTCCAGCAGCACGGTCAGCATGGGCAGCGACCTCAAAACGATTGtcatacagcagcagcagcagcaacagcaacagcagcagacacAGACGAGCGTCAATAGCGGCGCCGGGAACACAAACACCACCGCCACAAACACCATTGGACTGAATCACGATGGCTCTGGTAGCAATAATAGCCATGACAGCATCGGGACACTCGAGCAtgctgctggcggcggcggtggtggcggcaACACAACTGGCTCCACTGGCTGGGCGGAAACAACATCCAGTACACAGCACATGGAGGTCTTCCAGATACGCTGTAAAACCACCTCCGCCGAACTGTATCGCAGCAAACTGGGCTCCGGTGGCCGAGGGCGTTGTGTCAAATATAAAGACAAATGGCATACGCCCAGCGAATTTGAGCACGTGTGCGGTCGCGGCTCCAGCAAGGATTGGAAACGATCTATCAAATATGGTGGCAAATCGCTGCAGTCCCTCATCGATGAGGGCACGCTTACGCCGCACGCAACCAACTGCAGTTGCACAGTCTGCTGTGACGACGAAGCAG CTTCCGGTCCTGTGCGTCTATTCACGCCGTATAAGCGACGAAAGCGAAATCAAACCGATCTCGATGTGGAACCTGGGCCCAAACGCAAACGCAATACAcatagcaacaataataataacaacaataatagcaacactaacaacaacaacacaagcggtagcagcatcaacaataacaacaacaataacgtgGACCCAACGCAAGCAACCGCGACAAGTGTTGTCGACGATAATAACATGTTTTTAGCCGAAGACAACATTACGTCCAAGGATGAACCATGGGCGGCGCTCAATGACAGTTTAGACACCTCCACCGAGCTGGTTGACCAAACGCAAATGGGCAATCCGTACGAGCGCGAAACGTTTGTGGTTAACATCAACGATACGGGCTCCATTGCCGTGCTGGATAGCAGTCAATCGATGAAGAACATCGAGCACGTTTACTGCACCATGGTGAAGGCAACCAACGATTTTAAACGCCTGCTCAACGACATGAAGCAGAACTACGAGCGACGCATCGAGGTTCTGCAAAAGGAACGCGATGCGGCGGTATCCGCGATGCGTGTCCAGGTCCATACAGACATCGATGATCCCAATATATCGGGCTCATTACACGGCAACGAGATCATATCGGCAAAGAAG TGCGCCAACTGCAATCGGGAGGCGTTGGCCGAGTGCTCGCTGTGTCGAAAGACGCCGTATTGTTCGGAATTTTGCCAGCGCAAGGATTGGAATGCTCATCAGGTGGAGTGCGCAAGGAATCCACAAACGACAACGCAACAGGTCATGTTATTGATCGATGATCAGTCCTAA
- the LOC6624568 gene encoding uncharacterized protein, producing the protein MARTTDFSDLNFQCLLLIFKLLHNLEDQVNLALCCRRFRDAFAYLHRQRFEEIVDSDIKLRNLDNWRAFLWICGANVKRLTCYRDDDHPLQVLPLVARFCIRLESITLRNVTVSKAQPFLLQLTTLRKVYVRNYKCTSTDLIKCMKLRLPNIQYLGLECFERRELQELRHFTNLQELQMYDEVTASDFTTITKSLRSLRILQLRNAKKFLTTNTLKQLAINCRQIEKLCFQDSDADLTALSMFPNLQYLQVYCPDNQKTRLFKTLSSQCASNLEFLILHRKQWIDEEQAERIGAIKTLKWLVCKPRNDRCVYHLANLTQLECLSLQCARDIGESELLKLIRNNEQLRYLNICYCLGITDAFIVDLLDILAKRRTHQPLIMYAAATDIRHDIIERLPADFASQLLILHFECSQGMHSTEHFYNDEPEFDR; encoded by the exons ATGGCGCGCACAACCGACTTCTCGGACCTCAATTTTCAATGTTTGCTGTTGATATTCAAGTTGCTGCACAATTTAGAGGACCAGGTCAATTTGGCACTTTGCTGTCGCCGATTTCGCGATGCATTCGCTTATCTGCATCGCCAGCGATTCGAAGAAATAGTTGACAGCGACATTAAGCTGCGAAATTTGGACAACTGGCGCGCCTTTTTATGGATATGCGGTGCCAATGTCAAAAGGTTAACCTGCTACCGCGACGACGATCATCCGCTGCAGGTGCTGCCCCTTGTCGCCAGATTTTGCATCCGACTGGAGAGCATTACGCTGCGCAATGTGACGGTGTCCAAGGCGCAGCCGTTCCTGCTGCAGCTGACCACACTGCGGAAGGTGTATGTGCGTAATTACAAATGCACCAGCACAGATTTGATTAAATGCATGAAGCTGCGCTTGCCCAACATACAATATCTGGGCTTGGAATGCTTCGAACGGCGGGAAT TGCAAGAGCTGCGACACTTTACCAACTTACAGGAGCTGCAAATGTACGACGAGGTGACGGCTTCTGACTTCACGACTATTACCAAATCCCTAAGGAGCCTGCGCATACTGCAGCTGCGCAACGCCAAGAAGTTTCTGACCACGAATACGCTTAAGCAATTGGCTATCAATTGTCGCCAGATAGAGAAGCTCTGCTTTCAGGACAGCGACGCAGACCTTACAGCCTTATCGATGTTTCCAAACTTGCAATATCTTCAAGTTTATTGTCCAGATAATCAGAAAACTCGTTTGTTTAAAACATTAAGTAGCCAGTGCGCCTCGAATTTGGAGTTTCTAATACTGCATCGCAAGCAATGGATCGACGAGGAGCAGGCGGAACGCATTGGCGCCATCAAAACCTTGAAATGGCTTGTGTGCAAGCCGCGCAACGATCGCTGCGTCTATCATCTAGCGAATCTGACTCAACTGGAGTGCCTCTCACTGCAATGTGCCCGAGACATAGGCGAGTCGGAGCTCCTTAAACTAATTCGTAATAATGAACAGCTGCGCTATCTGAACATCTGCTATTGCCTGGGCATAACTGATGCCTTCATTGTGGATTTGCTCGACATATTGGCCAAGCGACGTACACATCAGCCGCTGATTATGTACGCGGCGGCCACCGATATCAGGCACGATATCATTGAGAGA ctACCAGCCGATTTTGCCTCCCAGTTGCTGATCCTACACTTTGAGTGCAGCCAAGGCATGCATTCCACTGAACATTTCTATAACGATGAGCCCGAATTCGATCGATAA
- the Deaf1 gene encoding deformed epidermal autoregulatory factor 1 isoform X1, which yields MEQDSSTELHLSRIREVKDLAALNDDVRDVVKEEVTLENHHHHQLDTKVRMVTSSSNDNSGSGGVGGGGGGGANGGGGVVSVPVSLPIGSMITGTAFNVITPDQLPHFKPMLCVDNNGYLSSSTVSMGSDLKTIVIQQQQQQQQQQQTQTSVNSGAGNTNTTATNTIGLNHDGSGSNNSHDSIGTLEHAAGGGGGGGNTTGSTGWAETTSSTQHMEVFQIRCKTTSAELYRSKLGSGGRGRCVKYKDKWHTPSEFEHVCGRGSSKDWKRSIKYGGKSLQSLIDEGTLTPHATNCSCTVCCDDEAGESASGPVRLFTPYKRRKRNQTDLDVEPGPKRKRNTHSNNNNNNNNSNTNNNNTSGSSINNNNNNNVDPTQATATSVVDDNNMFLAEDNITSKDEPWAALNDSLDTSTELVDQTQMGNPYERETFVVNINDTGSIAVLDSSQSMKNIEHVYCTMVKATNDFKRLLNDMKQNYERRIEVLQKERDAAVSAMRVQVHTDIDDPNISGSLHGNEIISAKKCANCNREALAECSLCRKTPYCSEFCQRKDWNAHQVECARNPQTTTQQVMLLIDDQS from the exons ATGGAACAGGATTCCTCAACTGAACTGCATTTGAGCAGAATACGTGAAGTGAAAGATTTGGCCGCATTAAACGACGACGTGCGCGATGTTGTGAAAGAAGAGGTCACATTAGAgaatcaccatcatcatcag TTGGATACGAAAGTTCGCATGGTCACATCCTCCTCAAAcgacaacagcggcagcggcggtgtcggcggcggcggcggcggcggtgcaAATGGCGGTGGCGGCGTTGTATCAGTGCCCGTATCACTGCCCATCGGCTCAATGATAACTGGCACAGCCTTTAATGTGATTACGCCCGATCAGCTGCCGCACTTTAAGCCGATGCTGTGCGTCGACAACAATGGCTACCTGTCCAGCAGCACGGTCAGCATGGGCAGCGACCTCAAAACGATTGtcatacagcagcagcagcagcaacagcaacagcagcagacacAGACGAGCGTCAATAGCGGCGCCGGGAACACAAACACCACCGCCACAAACACCATTGGACTGAATCACGATGGCTCTGGTAGCAATAATAGCCATGACAGCATCGGGACACTCGAGCAtgctgctggcggcggcggtggtggcggcaACACAACTGGCTCCACTGGCTGGGCGGAAACAACATCCAGTACACAGCACATGGAGGTCTTCCAGATACGCTGTAAAACCACCTCCGCCGAACTGTATCGCAGCAAACTGGGCTCCGGTGGCCGAGGGCGTTGTGTCAAATATAAAGACAAATGGCATACGCCCAGCGAATTTGAGCACGTGTGCGGTCGCGGCTCCAGCAAGGATTGGAAACGATCTATCAAATATGGTGGCAAATCGCTGCAGTCCCTCATCGATGAGGGCACGCTTACGCCGCACGCAACCAACTGCAGTTGCACAGTCTGCTGTGACGACGAAGCAGGTGAGTCAG CTTCCGGTCCTGTGCGTCTATTCACGCCGTATAAGCGACGAAAGCGAAATCAAACCGATCTCGATGTGGAACCTGGGCCCAAACGCAAACGCAATACAcatagcaacaataataataacaacaataatagcaacactaacaacaacaacacaagcggtagcagcatcaacaataacaacaacaataacgtgGACCCAACGCAAGCAACCGCGACAAGTGTTGTCGACGATAATAACATGTTTTTAGCCGAAGACAACATTACGTCCAAGGATGAACCATGGGCGGCGCTCAATGACAGTTTAGACACCTCCACCGAGCTGGTTGACCAAACGCAAATGGGCAATCCGTACGAGCGCGAAACGTTTGTGGTTAACATCAACGATACGGGCTCCATTGCCGTGCTGGATAGCAGTCAATCGATGAAGAACATCGAGCACGTTTACTGCACCATGGTGAAGGCAACCAACGATTTTAAACGCCTGCTCAACGACATGAAGCAGAACTACGAGCGACGCATCGAGGTTCTGCAAAAGGAACGCGATGCGGCGGTATCCGCGATGCGTGTCCAGGTCCATACAGACATCGATGATCCCAATATATCGGGCTCATTACACGGCAACGAGATCATATCGGCAAAGAAG TGCGCCAACTGCAATCGGGAGGCGTTGGCCGAGTGCTCGCTGTGTCGAAAGACGCCGTATTGTTCGGAATTTTGCCAGCGCAAGGATTGGAATGCTCATCAGGTGGAGTGCGCAAGGAATCCACAAACGACAACGCAACAGGTCATGTTATTGATCGATGATCAGTCCTAA